The Branchiostoma floridae strain S238N-H82 chromosome 3, Bfl_VNyyK, whole genome shotgun sequence genomic sequence GGTAAGAAGCTATTGAGTCTGTGGACTCGTGTGGTGTAACGGTATGGTGTTTACCCACAGAATCTAGGGGTCCTGGGTTCATATCCTGTTATGTCACCGATATcgcgatcttgtgcccttgaaaaAGCCCTTAACGTGACCCTCCTCACCTAGCAGGCATCCGTCCATCTCGAAATATGAGGTAGGTAGGTAGCACTCTCTGAGCATATGAGCATATGTACATAGCTTTGGTTAAgtcggctttacaattcatgcgaaTTCAAGTTTTTGTGAGAGAATTTTGATTCATGAtgagatatataacgttaaaagtTGTGAATGAGTTTTTGTCTGTGATATGAACTTAGTCGTAGTCCATCTAGCGTGCCCCTTATAAACTGCAGGTTACGCTATCGTAGGGtctatgtttacatgtacaacagtatGTGTGCAATCGAGTGGCACAAATTTAAACATGGGCAGTATGCAGGTGTACAGTGATAGGTAGTCACCATACAGCCTCACTGTTGTGTCTACGCCATGCGTACCCAGGCACCAAAATATCCCCAACAGTCATAGCCTAGGTGTCAGACTGCTTCCAGGATCTACGCAGGCTAGGCCAGCTCGTCGGATCTATGCTAGGTCCAACATGAAATTTTATCGTGACATGGTCCAACCCAGGTGGAATTTTTGCTAAAAATTCTTTGGGGCATGTTGCCCTTAGAGCCAAAGACgacctgtgtaggccctgaacagtctggcatccaggctaaacAGGCACGAACAAGAGAGGTTTGCCCAAGTGTACGTTTTCGTTCCGGCAAAATATAAAAACGTTACACATTCCAGTTTTATTTAGCACGGGGCTATACAGATACGTACGTGCAGTACCCATGTTCGCTGTACATGTACCGAGAAAATTCTGGGtatgtttttgaaaacagaatGAACATTGGGCAGTGCAAGGCTTGGTCCTGTGGATCTTTCCACAATTATATATGTAAGTTGTACCCTCAAAtaagaggttggtggggaagctTGTCACCTTTTCCCCATATGCTTCGCGTTTTCTGATGCCAGCACTGCACATGGAGAGAAAACAGGGTATGCAATCTCCcctaccaacctctgcttggaaagtatgTCAGTCGAACTTCCGACCTTCCTGGCCATAGGTTGGGTTGCAAACTAGTGAACCACAGACGCGGTAGGGGGCCGTCCCCCTAGGCCAAGTTTGTGCAAATTTTACGCCTCAATGGAATTCTCTCCCTTGCTGCGTTTACAAGGGCAGGACTAGAGTTACTCAAGTGCGCTCTTCACGCATAAATAGACGGGATTATGCTGGAACTAAACCCCTTCTAGCAACGGAGAAACTGCCCAAGCTAGTGACGGCTGTTTACACATTCTGTCATTTTCTGAGCTAAAACTTCAACTAACACAACGCTTCTCGGTAGAGTCGGTGTAAAATCTTTTGATTCAACCATGGATCAGAAACGCGGAGCGGACAAATTCCGCAGGTAAGCATACATGGACTAATTTTACGATGATATGGCGTTATGATGAGATTCCCTTTTTTTTACCGTAAAATGTTACAAGTGTTATTTCCAAGTCGGATGAACTTCTTACCTCCGGTAAGGAGACCAGTGACCTCCGACAGGAGGGCTGTTtttgcgtttgtgtgtttgcagcTATAACTCAAGATGTTTTTCAAGGTCGGTTTGTTTGGCATTCCCCACGAAATGTCCCCATCTTGAAGGTAGTGTGGTTCATTATCAGTCCATAAAACCAACCGTCGTTTGCCTAAAGGGTAGCCTTAAAAGTTATACAAGCTGGGGGCGAGTAGCTACCGGCTGGTAAAGATGGTATGTACCGTTTTCTTGAgacatcaaagtacaaaatagaaagcccgataaaaacgactaaaaacgttgcAAAActgccagagcctaacctctgcctggaaagtaaatagttggtaactgggagaccccgtTCAATCCTGGGttagggcatcttggttggggctgcagcCGTCTTTCTGGAGGGACGTTAAATGGGGGAGGGGCCCGTATTTGAGGGGGTGCCTCGATCGCACGTTAAAGTGTACGTATACGTAAGGGCAAGCAACCCCTCCatataaaaatataccctgctacagaaacaataaaaaaacttgCTGTCCCATGTGTGTCGCTAGGTATTGCAATGGTTTGAGCGAACTGTTGTTTAATAACACGAAGTCAGACAACTACAGCGGCCGGGATTGGGGGACATTAAACTTGATCCCACAATTCCTTAGGAGAGCGGACAGACAATTCCTTTCGTTTAGTTACTCACCAGATCAGAGATCACCAGAAAGCCGAACAAAATGGAGAGAATGGAAGAGTGTCTCGAGCCTTGTCCACCTAAAATGGGAAAGCCTACCACCAGTTTTAGACGAAGCCACATAAACTTCAGGACGGCAGCAAAAATTGTTTGGTGAGCTCATTTCTTTTCAGCATCAAGGGCTAGTTCACGTTCGTCTtacgatcgtcgcacgatcgaTCGCAAACCCTGATGGAATTTTTGGCGATAGTCCTGCCTTTGTCGTATACCcatgtcacatttggcgaaaatcgatcggacgacgattctgcggcaatcgcccgagcctcgcttataataataactttattgtacaacaattgtacaaggtacaaagtatggcttatatgtgacaggggcggtttttaggtgaaaaatacgtgcaaccctctgtcgatttTAGATTAAAAGGAAATTTATATTTGTGTGCGATACGTCccaagatcgtggataatgtgacaggggtagtaCATAACTCACCTGTTTTGTTACGGAAAGCGCTTCCTTGGATCCTTGTAAGTGTTTGAGTCTGTCACAGACATAATGTCTTTTGGGGCATCATTATCAAAATTGCAAGATGGCCTACTACGAGTATGACCACCCCGTTAACAGCCAGTTTGattacaactactactactactatccGTATGATTAGAAAGCAGGTAAAGGGatagtgatacaatacagtATAACAAAgtaaaaactgaaatgcatgcggacaattattttttttcaatgtcaaacgGTTTGGCTAATTTTGTGTACGGTGGTTACAAGTCTATGGACTCATTTATCATTCATTAGATAATTAGATAGGATAGGCAGTCTGGAAATTATGACTCTACTGCCTACCAAAAAATACaggctagggtcagcaggtttttctatggtaggtcgggaaacaggaaatacAACGTTTTCCTGGCCTCTGggtttaaccttcatcgatgaaATAAACTTTGTTACTTGTAATATAAAGCTTTTAGTAGATTAAATTTTGCATTCAGGAAGAATAAACAAACTATCGTCTTGCTTCTATGCGCGCGCATTCAAGACTTAGTCTCCAATTCAGTTCGTGAAGTAAGAGGAATTACGTTGAAGGGTTTGCATTTCTTCAGCTTAACCAAGCACTTCCTTCTAATCTAGGTTATCCTCAAGCAATTAGGAGTCGAAGTATAAGCGAACAAACATAAGAGCACCTGTAGGAGTGACAATATTTGCGTACCGTCACACGTTCTCAAACATTCAAGATATTTTTCTAGCCCCTCTAGTGTACCTTATTGTTACCCTAACGGCGTATAGTTCTACTGGCAAACATTAAACTCAAAAGCCTTTTTGTCTCGCATAAAGCAACCACGTTATGAATGTTCTATCAATGTTTCCAAGTGACGGGTATATAGTTACGATTTGTTTCAAGCCTTGGCCATTACATAGTCGGATGATAGAGAAAGCGGAACAGGTTTTAAAGTGGCTGacaagttttcatttttttctgagttGGTCACCAGTTGGAACTTGACAAGTAATAAGTACAGGGTGTTTGAAGAGCTGTAGCACAGATCGTTAGTTATCGGTTGGGGTAGAAGTCTCGTTGGCTCAAGTGAAGTTTCTACACTTCGCGGTACAGTGGAGATATACTGTAGCAAGATGGCCGATCGCCTAGGAACGGAGTTAAAGGGGAAGTCGCGGTTTCGGAGGTAGGATTgggttgttgttttgttgttgttgatgatgtgaTGTCAAATTTTCCTCGTTCAAGCGTTTTGAAGCTTAAATTCCTTTACGATCTGTGCCCTTTTCAAAGTGCGCAATGAAATACTGCAAACATGCCAAAAATATGCATGTACGCCAGTTAGCCTTTTCGTCTATTAACGTTACAGTGTTTTTGAAATTGTTGTTGaaatttttcacttttttggCTGAATGGAATAACAAGCAATTTTGAGGTTCTATTCATGACATTGGTCAaagccaattttttttcaatccgtTTATTTCATGTTTAGCCATATGGCAATCACTGAGTATTGCTTTTCAACAACAGGGCATAGAGCACATAATTTAGTGGACAGAAAAGTCATTCTCCaatcaagttttattttccAACACGTTAAAAATATATTGCAAAACAACGCcaccatttacaaaatgaacGGGAAAAGTTAAGAACGAAAAAAGCACGACGCTTTTTTTAATACGTGTCCATGGTAACGAGCAAATAGTAACGGTTTGGCTCATGTCAGCACTTCTAGTTTACAAAATCATGTTACTATTCTTATCTTTCTAATGATCAAATGTTAGTGGTGCTTTATCTGTAATGGTAGATCTTTTGGATTCGTTCTTAAACTTTTGAAGTGTGTGGATCCCTCCTTGAGTATAACGTGGCCTTGACTGAGCTAGCTAACAAGAAAGTTGTTGACACCTTAACCTAAAGCGCTAATAGACTTGTCAAACATGGTTGACGTACATGAACTAAATATAGACTGCTCTGTACAATGCTTGTCAGACGACTGTTGATTGGTCATTTGATTTAATTACTTTTTGAGTGACGTGCCGAGGCCCGTAAGTCGACTGGGACAGAATGCTGACATTACTGAGAGTTTGGATACAGCAAATGAGGACTGGTATGTGGACATGTTACCTAGTGTGTTGACTCTATTCACATAGTAACCGTATCAAGTGCTAGTAGGTAACGTAACATTAACGTATTAACGTTAATGCACAAGGACGCCGTTTAAGCTATGTTTTGTCTTAAAGATAGACGACgtttttttaactttcaaaaatGACTCTTTCGTGTAAAGTTTCTAAcgtggagaaaaaaaaaaatactataaaAAGATAAAAGTAGCACCTAGTATGTTTGATTCAAACGCTTGTAACATCTGTAGTTTCAATGGAGGCTGCTAAGGGCCCAAATTTCAAACGAGCTCAACAAGTTTTGGCGAAAAGAAAGTTTTGCACCAGAACGAGGCTCCATCCACCTGTTACAAGCACTCACGGCGCAAGCGCACTGTTGGCAGTGTTGCTAATGACAACACCTGCGCATTAATATACATCAAACTGTTTCCAAGTACCCGGTATTTAATTTTACAAAGAATAATCGGTTATTTTTCATTGTGATATTTCATATCCAGTCATAGAAATTATCTTCCatacattgttttgttgttaacttagttttaaagttgatttaatacgagcaatcgctgttattgtttacatccggggtattcggcgcacgagcgctgactggtaggcaaaaagcgttaggagatcagattactaattagcataccggcgcggaagcagatcgtactgtttacgcgaatttgcgcattttcagccacgtttttatcgcatccatgggattttttcagattttgtatttttttcactacttcttagtcttttttttttttttcttgtgtaatattttgggagaaaatgacccttgccctcttgacttccgtcatgtgtttccggttgttttgattttcccgcCGTACGGGCTTTCTGTCATCCGTTCCGGGCTGTTATATTTCTGTTCCTAATGTGGTTTAATTAATACGTTTAATCAATATGAGTTCTTCAAACAGCTACATTAGCTCTTTGGAGCCTAATGACCGAACCAGGTATTTTGAGAAATTAATGGTAAGTGTCGAAGACGCCGGCGATagttcaaacccggaagtgactggttcggcggtgactggtgacggtgtacgcctacctgacccatacagtctgacaggtgaggatcatgtgtacatgtgtttctagattttgataaggtagatttttgtgtcagataaaggttacaaaaacatgagtacgtgtaaatgtgtttgttgctaatctctagaaattctggctacgtaacgttatgtttattatcatttgtatgttatacagGTTGGAAGGATGATTTGAGCCTCTGGCCAGATACGGACTATGGGTGCATCTACACCTACCTAATCGAGGCTCCAGGTCCGTTTAACGGAGAAGCCATGAAAGCCTATAAATCCCTGGAGGCGTACAATCTCTTTATAAGTGGCCATGTGAGGGAGTGCAGGTACCACCCTAttggaaaaaatgtgaaggtctgcttccttaaggccaaggttgtgccaggtgggtgttggagtgcattggaacaatatttctacttacatgtacctgtagtgagaactcttgaagatgaagaatgagatgcgtgattagtatttaactgtcagatacgtttttatatttactgtattatcttttttttctgttacatttgtgtttcaggacagaGAGTAACAGAGACTCCTCACAACCCATGGgtgtgtttgaccaaaaaagagggTTATGTCATGgcagctcactgcacttgtatggcagggtaggtaatataactgcattgaccatcatatccaaaaagtcacatttttatctaACAGTGTTCTCGTCAGATGAGGTCCATGGCAagaaacagttttagaaataatgaaagtcaaactagtactcacctgtaaatgttcctccgtatatttccagggaggagcgaccatgcagtttgtatgtggcaagataactgtcttaatttttttccttggttcatgttcttgtgcttgatggtttccagttgtatttgtacctgttgcaaatgcatttcttcttgttgatgttcttgttgcaggttttaCTTGTTGATGTGTTTCGTTTTCTAGGTAATTTGGAGTTATCAACAGTTCCTGAGAGTGAGTATACTAACACATAtcatcatgtagatgtagataatgctaaaagaaatgtgtatatagtagaaatattcaaatatcacaGAGACTTCCATAATGAGAAGATAAGGCAAATCTTTCATTGTACTGTGAAGCTGGCCAACTTATCCGTTCCTTTTACCATTACCGGTAACTCTAAAATTGCTCCTGACTATAGTACCTATAATGTATactcattttttgttatatttcaatgtaGATTGGGAGAGGTCTGCAGCCATGTGGCTGCACTGCTGTTCGCAGTGGAGGCCTCCAGGTCTCTTCAGGAAAAACGGACGTCATGCACCAGCAGAAAGGCCGTGtggaacaaatattacaaagataaggtcTGTTCATATTTGGGCATTATAAttgagtagaatttttttcaatgtctacaatttttttgcctaagtagactgttataacttacattaatgaatggatttctttgcttctacaaaatcatgtggcatttacatgtatccaatTCACAATATATAGCACTACACTATAGATTTACAGCAATATAGTAGATGTTCCTAGCCTGGAGtacagccttgttgtgctttagtccACTCCCAACGGTGGCTACCCCGTCAATGCCATGGGGTAGCGACCTTTGGGAGCGaactaaagcacaacaaggttggactgcaggctaagatgttcctctttgtaaagtgtaatatctgacatggccactgtataatgctttttctcacatatattattgataattcattttgtggattatttctttcaggttgATCCACAAAGGGCTGAGGACATGGACTTTTCGCACCCTAAACATGGAGTCCAGATCAAGAAGGCGCGCCGGAAGCCGCAGTGTGATGTGCCACCACTCAGTGAAGAAGAGGCCGCTTCTGCTTTCTCACAACTGAGGAAGCTGTGTCCCACTGCCAGTGCTGTCATTAAAGAGGAGGAGGACACAGACACAGCATCAGAAGATGAGTCAGATGTCAACACAGAGACGCTTCCCCCTGTGGTATACAGGTCTTGTCATCCAGCCAAAGtccctgttactagtgttagtgtaGACAGCATCCTTGAGGATGTTCGGTGCAACCCCGAGCAAATCACAAACCTCAACAAAGCTACAGTGGGGCAGTCCAAGTCTGCTTTATGGCGTCAGCAACGCAAGGGTCGTGTGACTTCTACATCCATGCATGATGTCCTTCATGCATCAAACCCCACCACTGCAGTACGGAAGGTCATGCAATATGACTGCAAGGATTTGAGCCAAGTGAGTTAACTGAAAACTAGTACAGTGTACACTTGCAGGAAGCCATTTTTCGTAGGTAATTAAGGCACACAAAGAGACAACATTACCCTGTATATTGGAACATGTACCATAATAATCCCAGAGCAAGTGTAGCTCTGATCTTTATTTGGATTTAAACAATACCAGGAGTCTAAATATTTCTGCAAAGTGTGACAGTCTAAATGTTCAGTCAATGCGAGATAGTGTCATATTAGAGATGTAATTCATTTGTGCTTTCTATGTCAGAAATTCTAAATAGGGAATTTCACTTTCAGGTTCCAGCTATACAATGGGGGATGAAACAGGAGGAGAAGGCAAGGCAACAGTACCTGGAAGCTACCTTGTGCATCTGCAAGGATGTGAAATTGGAGGAAGTGGGGCTCATTCTCTACAAGGATTTTCCCTTCATAGGTATAGCTAATTTTGGCTCTTACTTCAAACTTATgaagtatagtacatgtaattgagtaCCAACTACACAATGTCTAATTGACttatgattttgttgatgtaacaatgaaatacatgtacttgttttaacAATTGCACTGTATTCGTACCAAGTGAATATGTGCCATTTGCAGCATTtggcaagtatcaaaagtaagtacattatgttcatgtttgaaATATCAGAAACTTTGCCACTAAtttgaacattactgttgtataTATAGGTGCATCTCCTGATGGGATGAGACAGTGTTCATGCCATGGAAGAACTGTGATTGAGATCAAGTGCCCATACAAGTACAGGGACATCTATCCTGCTGCAGATCTGTGTCTATCAGATGCCAACTACTGTTTAGATAAGGATTGTAAGCTAAAGACAGGGCACAGATATTACACCCAAGTCCAGACACATATGCTGGTTACCGGTGTCTCAACATGTGATTTTGTAGTGTGGACTAATGCAGGCATGGTTGTAGTAAATGTTCCAAGGGACCAGTCACtgttaaatgtaatgttgtctACATGTGTCCAGTTTGTAAAGTCCAGTCTTATCCCTGAGATACTGACCCACAAGTTACAGTGTGGAGACTCTGGAGTAGATGTGACTTTCCAGGAAGATGATGACCCAAACAAACGTTACTGTTCTTGTCAGAAACCAGCATATGGTAGGATGGTAAAGTGTGATAACAATGAATGTGAGTCAGAATGGTTCCATTACAAATGTGTTGGCATCAAGAGAAAACCAAGGGGCCATTGGTTCTGTCCCAGTTGTCAATGCTAAATCCTACTGGACAGTTTGAAATactaaaaatactagtataacaatagaaggcattttacagttttatgtcatgttttaaaaaactaaTGTAAAACAAGTAAGAATTGTACTTTGTGGTATACTTATTATATTGTAGTGGGCTtcccaaaaatttgttttgtgtccctttaacattttaccttcaatctcagtattttgatatacagaaaAGGCCAGCTCGTGCAGACAACATTGCCATTAAAAATTACTTGATTAGCTTTGGAAGTAAGTTTGTAAGAGCCGCACAGATAACAACACTGTCACTGAGTAGAGGGGCAAATGTTAATGGACAGATTTGGCTGAGAATTTGGAAGTTCTTGATTCTTTCAATTGCACGTTCTACATGAATTCTTAGAGCTGATATCTGTCTGGCATCTTGGACGATACGCCCCGGGAGTTGTGTCCTTCCTGTGGTAAATGGTGGCATAACTAGTGTTGCTCCTTTCAGGGCAAGTTCCTCAGAAATGGTGAATCCCCGATCTACCATAATCATATCACcatattccactttgttatagaAACGACTTTTTAGCGTAATGtctttatcagaaattcttcCACCCCAGGAACTGGACAGAAATGACACTGCTCCATAAGGTGTAATACCTACCAGAAATTTGAACGTATGATGGTGTTTGTAGTTACTCCAGGTCTTTGCTCGGGTCTTTAAATTGTATGGCCTCTCAGTGAAAATCTCTGAGCAATCAATGATGACTCTACAgtttgagtatttttttttccgaaattTTTTGGGAAGATTGCGCTTTACGGTTTCCTTGGACGGCCAATGAATCAGGAACTTTAGTCGGACAGCTAAGATTGGAATACAACGGTTTATGACTTTTGAAACTGTGGAGGCAGAAACACTAAATCTCAAagctagatcagcatttttgagGCCTAGTCTCAACTTCATGAGAGTCATGAGTATTTGATCCTGCTGACACATGGACTTTAGAGGAGCAATGAAATCACTAACAAgtctaaacacaaacataaacagtgcaaCAGTAGGTATTCCAGTGAAGAGCTTGCATTTTGCATCTGTGAGATTGGAggctgatgttgatgatttcttgatttgttcTTGAAGGTGATCACGTTCTTCCCTAAGGTTGTCAGCTTCACTTTGAAGGGACTCGCAAAACTGTTCCAACTTACATTTCTcctcttgtacttttgtgagctgttctctcagagtctctacactttcaggaagggggtctctcagagtctctacactttcaggagGAGGGTCAGCGATCATTTCTTCATCTGAAATAAAGCAAATCCGAAGTTCAATGAAAGTGCTATGTGATTATGAGTGTCAtatatctgaactgaactgaatgttctaaactctgattcatatgtatgtattgttgtttcaatattttactcATGCAGGTTGCATGCTTCTCTACTTGATTCACATCTATATCCCCACTCCGAAAACCAAGCGGATAAACTTTGTAGCAAGTAGTCTTGTGTGTATGGTATGTGATTCATGTTGAATAAGTGACAAGTGATAGATTTACTTGTTGAGCAAGAATGATAGATTAAACTGTTGATCAAGAATTTATATGTTTAGGATTACTGATTGTATCCATTAGACACTTTTCTTATTCCCTCTGTAATGCCCTTACCATTTAGTGATGTAGGTGGGGCTTCATTCTCTGATGACACCCGCAGCCTTTTTGCTGCACGCATATACCTGCAAACAATGAAGcatgttgtaagttgtaaatcaAAGTTGCATGCTTTGTTTCCTACATACATTCTGTTAGCATAGCATTTAGTGATTACTGCTgtgaatgttatgaaatataaaacatttgacTAGGTGTAAACTCTAACATGAGTAACTTACAGGATCTTTGTGAGATTTAACTGAATCCTTggtaaaactttcatggtcATCTTCTCAGGCAAGGAGGTAGAGTATAGCAATGTTTCACACAGGCATGAACAGCCTGCCTGCATGAACAGCATGAGCagtaaatcaaatttcaataaagaaacattgaaaacccCAATGTTACCTACCGATCTTTCTTGGCAACTGGGTTTCTTGAACGATTGCAACTTGCTGAGGTTGGGAGGTTAAACAAGCTTGGGACGTAATCTGGATCTGCAGGGTCTTTAGAAGGGTTCCCTGCAATGCAAGAAGCAAAGAACTTGTCAGTAttataaacatgattttaaaatgagGTGGCaattggtcttgtggttagggtgtaGGACTCATAATCCAAAGATAAGTATGAGTTGGAATCCCTGATAGGTCACTTTGTTgtagtgcccttgggaaaggtacttaaaccatactttacacctatttcctcacttcactaaggtgaaaaatgagtacctggcttcggctACACACCTCGGCATGTTAAactgaaagaacccaccacacttatcgaaaagagcaggggatcatcccggtgtgagtggatcaaactccaCAGTCTGGTTCTTTCTTTCCCCTGCACTATCCCACAATGGTCCGGACCAAGGTGGAGGTCTACCCGCTGGGGGCCTCCCCACACAATATGCTCCAGTAGGGGCCAtcttagcctggattccataccccaacctcaagatatatctttcgtgttgggtctggcaacatggctgtagaaaggttgttgatcagtgggaggagaacctaggattgatgaccactctcaccacaggtagccagctacaacacaccacagttggtcagcaggctatcacagttgTAGCGAATCAGCTAAGGTATGGATTCAAAAAggacagttgggggtctttaaccaatcatggcaggggtgtaattacctcctgctgatcctgtgttgttctattggtgggggttttgcccactataaggtgcaaaattgagaagagttcctatcccatccggccagacccctgcacgatagatacttgagatcgggctggggtttggtaaccaggctagggcCATCTGGGGGTAttcccatgtagatgtagatgattttaaagacattttaaaacatttgtagatgtcttCGTCAATCAGTTAAGTGATGTACGTTATACTTCTggtatactatatatgtatacgtcCATCCCAGATACTTTACCACTATTTATAAGTCAGACCCCCCCCTCCCACGTGGACGCGctgtaaaactttga encodes the following:
- the LOC118412439 gene encoding uncharacterized protein LOC118412439 isoform X1, which gives rise to MPTSCCALNCTNRKDKGSRKKFFRIPAEPGRRAAWLRALKRSDFEQGKKNPTAAWTPRGHERVCSDHFISGNPSKDPADPDYVPSLFNLPTSASCNRSRNPVAKKDRYMRAAKRLRVSSENEAPPTSLNDEEMIADPPPESVETLRDPLPESVETLREQLTKVQEEKCKLEQFCESLQSEADNLREERDHLQEQIKKSSTSASNLTDAKCKLFTGIPTVALFMFVFRLVSDFIAPLKSMCQQDQILMTLMKLRLGLKNADLALRFSVSASTVSKVINRCIPILAVRLKFLIHWPSKETVKRNLPKKFRKKKYSNCRVIIDCSEIFTERPYNLKTRAKTWSNYKHHHTFKFLVGITPYGAVSFLSSSWGGRISDKDITLKSRFYNKVEYGDMIMVDRGFTISEELALKGATLVMPPFTTGRTQLPGRIVQDARQISALRIHVERAIERIKNFQILSQICPLTFAPLLSDSVVICAALTNLLPKLIK
- the LOC118412429 gene encoding uncharacterized protein LOC118412429 isoform X2; this translates as MSSSNSYISSLEPNDRTRYFEKLMVSVEDAGDSSNPEVTGSAVTGDGVRLPDPYSLTGWKDDLSLWPDTDYGCIYTYLIEAPGPFNGEAMKAYKSLEAYNLFISGHVRECRYHPIGKNVKVCFLKAKVVPGQRVTETPHNPWVCLTKKEGYVMAAHCTCMAGLGEVCSHVAALLFAVEASRSLQEKRTSCTSRKAVWNKYYKDKVDPQRAEDMDFSHPKHGVQIKKARRKPQCDVPPLSEEEAASAFSQLRKLCPTASAVIKEEEDTDTASEDESDVNTETLPPVVYRSCHPAKVPVTSVSVDSILEDVRCNPEQITNLNKATVGQSKSALWRQQRKGRVTSTSMHDVLHASNPTTAVRKVMQYDCKDLSQVPAIQWGMKQEEKARQQYLEATLCICKDVNFLGRLRFTVSLDGQ
- the LOC118412429 gene encoding uncharacterized protein LOC118412429 isoform X1, with product MSSSNSYISSLEPNDRTRYFEKLMVSVEDAGDSSNPEVTGSAVTGDGVRLPDPYSLTGWKDDLSLWPDTDYGCIYTYLIEAPGPFNGEAMKAYKSLEAYNLFISGHVRECRYHPIGKNVKVCFLKAKVVPGQRVTETPHNPWVCLTKKEGYVMAAHCTCMAGLGEVCSHVAALLFAVEASRSLQEKRTSCTSRKAVWNKYYKDKVDPQRAEDMDFSHPKHGVQIKKARRKPQCDVPPLSEEEAASAFSQLRKLCPTASAVIKEEEDTDTASEDESDVNTETLPPVVYRSCHPAKVPVTSVSVDSILEDVRCNPEQITNLNKATVGQSKSALWRQQRKGRVTSTSMHDVLHASNPTTAVRKVMQYDCKDLSQVPAIQWGMKQEEKARQQYLEATLCICKDVKLEEVGLILYKDFPFIGASPDGMRQCSCHGRTVIEIKCPYKYRDIYPAADLCLSDANYCLDKDCKLKTGHRYYTQVQTHMLVTGVSTCDFVVWTNAGMVVVNVPRDQSLLNVMLSTCVQFVKSSLIPEILTHKLQCGDSGVDVTFQEDDDPNKRYCSCQKPAYGRMVKCDNNECESEWFHYKCVGIKRKPRGHWFCPSCQC
- the LOC118412439 gene encoding uncharacterized protein LOC118412439 isoform X2, which translates into the protein MPTSCCALNCTNRKDKGSRKKFFRIPAEPGRRAAWLRALKRSDFEQGKKNPTAAWTPRGHERVCSDHFISDEEMIADPPPESVETLRDPLPESVETLREQLTKVQEEKCKLEQFCESLQSEADNLREERDHLQEQIKKSSTSASNLTDAKCKLFTGIPTVALFMFVFRLVSDFIAPLKSMCQQDQILMTLMKLRLGLKNADLALRFSVSASTVSKVINRCIPILAVRLKFLIHWPSKETVKRNLPKKFRKKKYSNCRVIIDCSEIFTERPYNLKTRAKTWSNYKHHHTFKFLVGITPYGAVSFLSSSWGGRISDKDITLKSRFYNKVEYGDMIMVDRGFTISEELALKGATLVMPPFTTGRTQLPGRIVQDARQISALRIHVERAIERIKNFQILSQICPLTFAPLLSDSVVICAALTNLLPKLIK